One Ficedula albicollis isolate OC2 chromosome Z, FicAlb1.5, whole genome shotgun sequence DNA window includes the following coding sequences:
- the LOC101821094 gene encoding uncharacterized protein LOC101821094, translated as MAIPAVPSTGERRSSPSPESLRAGGGYLVQDYVSQRLLPGLHMLDAAPGGSRRGARRGAGAVSAAPVLLPVLLPVLLPVLLPVLLPVLLPVLLPVLLPVLLPVLLPVLLPVLLPVLLPVLLPVLLPVLLPVLLPVLLPVLLPVLLPVLLPVLLPVLLPVLLPVLLPVLLPVLLPVLLPVLLPVLLPVLLPVLLPVLLPVLLPVLLPVLLPVLLPVLLPVLLPVLLPLRLPASTSRPNEALWRQISRGLAEAGYGRSVAQCRSKWKALKQAFHSERETRRRAGHHSARLPPHYRAMKSIWKAAGRPVFGERRMPDVVKLPSRKRRSALATASPSSPEPPEHDVGGDTPGTLLSPVLQCAKDEPESPAGGDHITGVPPTSPAMPHTGGCFPPLSLLGCHTDLKQEGAEGKAGFPGETSLGVGRGNRMLPLAAAATGSQGTAAMSEQPAAGEDASDTSLHGSGVAGLLQNVQQLLVQILQTSRQQQALLESLASDTVSHLHLLSHSLVQVGETLHQLLLRPQTYPGPVGHYIPHVPLFEGGSGVPCSPGAPHSSPDHKEEPQLSPDARCIPP; from the exons ATGGCTATCCCTGCCGTGCCCTCCACGGGGGAGCGGCGGAGCTCCCCGAGCCCCGAGAGCCTGCGGGCTGGGGGAGGATATCTCGTCCAGGACTACGTTTCCCAGCGGCTCCTCCCGGGGCTGCACATGCTCGATGCGGCTCCCGGCGGCTCCCGGCGCGGCGCCCGGCGCGGCGCAGGGGCGGTCAGTGCGGCGCCGGTGCTGCTCCCGGTGCTGCTCCCGGTGCTGCTCCCGGTGCTGCTCCCGGTGCTGCTCCCGGTGCTGCTCCCGGTGCTGCTCCCGGTGCTGCTCCCGGTGCTGCTCCCGGTGCTGCTCCCGGTGCTGCTCCCGGTGCTGCTCCCGGTGCTGCTCCCGGTGCTGCTCCCGGTGCTGCTCCCGGTGCTGCTCCCGGTGCTGCTCCCGGTGCTGCTCCCGGTGCTGCTCCCGGTGCTGCTCCCGGTGCTGCTCCCGGTGCTGCTCCCGGTGCTGCTCCCGGTGCTGCTCCCGGTGCTGCTCCCGGTGCTGCTCCCGGTGCTGCTCCCGGTGCTGCTCCCGGTGCTGCTCCCGGTGCTGCTCCCGGTGCTGCTCCCGGTGCTGCTCCCGGTGCTGCTCCCGGTGCTGCTCCCGGTGCTGCTCCCGGTGCTGCTCCCGGTGCTGCTCCCGGTGCTGCTCCCGGTGCTGCTCCCGGTGCTGCTCCCGCTGCGGCTCCCG gcCTCCACGTCGCGGCCCAACGAGGCGCTCTGGCGGCAGATCTCCCGCGGCCTGGCGGAGGCCGGCTACGGGCGCAGCGTGGCCCAGTGCCGCTCCAAGTGGAAGGCGCTCAAGCAGGCGTTCCACTCGGAGCGGGAGACGCGCCGCAGGGCGGGACACCACTCGGCCCGGCTGCCGCCGCACTACCGAGCCATGAAGAGCATCTGGAAGGCGGCCGGGCGGCCCGTCTTTGGCGAGCGGAGGATGCCAG ATGTGGTGAAGCTGCCCTCCAGAAAGCGCAGGTCAGCTCTTGCCACAGCCTCTCCGTCCTCACCAGAACCACCAG AGCACGATGTTGGCGGGGACACCCCCGGCACGCTGCTGTCACCGGTGCTGCAGTGTGCAAAGGACGAGCCAGAGAGTC cagctggtgggGACCACATTACTGGAGTGCCACCCACATCCCCTGCCATGCCAC ACACCGGTGgctgcttccctcccctctccctcctgg GCTGTCACACTGATCTgaagcaggaaggagctgagggaaagGCTG GTTTTCCTGGTGAGACGTCCCTGGGGGTGGGAAGAGGAAACCGAATGCTGccactggctgctgcagccacaggctcccaggggacagcagccatgagtgagcagccagcagcaggtgaaGATGCATCAGACACAAGCCTGCATG GGTCTGGCGTGGCAGGCCTGCTCCAGAAcgtccagcagctgctggtgcagatCCTGCAGACATCACGGCAGCAGCAGGCGCTACTGGAGAGCCTGGCCAGTGACACAGTCTCCCACCTCCACCTCCTCTCCCACAGCCTCGTGCAGGTGGGCGAGACCCTGCACCAACTCTTGTTAAGGCCACAGACCTATCCTGGCCCTGTTGGCCACTACATCCCCCACGTGCCCCTTTTTGAGGGTGGCTCTGGagtgccctgctcccctggtGCTCCCCAC
- the LOC101820900 gene encoding killer cell lectin-like receptor subfamily G member 1, with translation MEEGVMYADLRFPPTPAPQQRMRLPWSRAALSLGLLSLMLLLAQIVLVSLSFHCKYQPSSAQISVEGVMAPNSPTPQQRMRLPWSRAALSLGLLSLMLLLAQIVLVSLSFHYLVQQQTSCTHGAGSIEESPSYGKHTLEGPCQFCPVGWLWEAGQCYYFSSAKKSWEQSREDCCSRGAQLVTIQANTTLAFLVRTAHLDAFHVGLKQDGIRSDWKWLDGTTLEGIFPLQRYTRSFQACGRVSGLGLLGGACTEALRWVCKQRAATLQWLQSSPPAFLWGNTTYSCVRP, from the exons ATGGAAGAGGGTGTCATGTATGCTGACCTGCGCTTTCCCCCCACTCCAG ctcctcagcagcgAATGCGCCTGCCCTGGTCCCGGGCAGCCCTCAGCCTGGGTCTCCTCTCCCTGATGCTCCTGCTGGCACAAATCGTCCTTGTCAGCCTGAGTTTCCACTGTAAGTACCAGCCATCTAGTGCCCAGATCTCTGTGGAGGGG GTAATGGCCCCCAACTCTCCCA ctcctcagcagcgAATGCGCCTGCCCTGGTCCCGGGCAGCCCTCAGCCTGGGTCTCCTCTCCCTGATGCTCCTGCTGGCACAAATCGTCCTTGTCAGCCTGAGTTTCCACT ATTTAGTGCAACAACAAACAAGCTGCACACATGGTGCTGGGAGTATAGAGGAGAGCCCCAGCTATGGGAAACACACACTGGAAG GCCCATGTCAGTTTTGCCCAGTTGGCTGGCTCTGGGAAGCAGGACAGTGCTACTACTTCTCCTCTGCCAaaaagagctgggagcagagcagagaggactgctgctccagaggggcacagctggTCACCATCCAAGCCAACACCACCCTG GCTTTCCTGGTGCGCACAGCTCACTTGGATGCCTTTCACGTGGGGCTGAAGCAGGATGGCATCAGGTCTGACTGGAAGTGGCTGGATGGCACCACACTGGAAGG GATCTTCCCACTCCAGCGCTACACGAGGTCCTTCCAGGCCTGTGGCAGGGTGTCAGGCTTGGGACTTTTAGGTGGTGCATGCACGGAAGCCCTCAGATGGGTCTGCAAGCAGAGAGCAGCCACCCTGCAGTGGCTCCAGTCCTCacctcctgccttcctctggGGAAACACCACCTACAGCTGTGTGAGGCCCTGA